Below is a genomic region from Sander vitreus isolate 19-12246 chromosome 15, sanVit1, whole genome shotgun sequence.
caAAACAtggataatcggtctatccatAATTATTATGTGATACTATATAAAAATACTTCAAGCACATTTTTCTACCAGTCAACAGGTAGGCTACTTTTTTtggatgcaggacttttacttgtcacAGATTATTTTCACAATGTGTTATtgatacttttactaaagtaaatgatttgctctttctcactctcttgcTTGTATTACAAATCTGTGAAGCTTTTTGGCGTATATGTATCTTTCTCAGATCCTTGCTTGTGACCACTTGCAAATATTCCATTACAAGTCAAAGTCATTCattcaaaatgtcactttaaagGAGTACTTCAGCAATATAGGGTTGCATGTCCGCAAAGTTAAGAGGCGGATCAAAAAACAGGTCAAAACACACCAAGTTTGTAATGTAGGCTTCCTGTTATTAATGTATAGTTTCTAAATCCAAGATAACCCCGGTGACATGAGTAGGGGTTATTTCTGCAGACTTCTGCTTTTTTCCCCGTTTGTTGTTCAGTTGAAAAATATGCTGACCACAAATAGTGTagtaatacataaaaaaaaaaaataggaaagaaaaggaaatgaatacaaaaataaataaatgaaacacaaaaataGAGGAAAGCCTGTACTACTGACAGACACGACTGTAGCAATGTGGTGCATAAAATGATGGGATGTCATAATGCTACCAATATCCAAAGCAAGatcattaaaaaaggaaaagtctTCACTGCTctcacgattcgattacgattatcctgtcaacgattccaATCGATTCAATGTCCCGACACGTCACGATGCATCACAAGGCCTCActtcctcaatattattatatattgctacacatggttttcatcaacaaattcaagcagtctaTATGTGaaacacttcctgaatgtaacggagtctgaacacagcagacaacagacaaaatgcaaaaactaaaaaagcagCGGCCAtagaaaatcaacaagtaacatcagtaggcaataattgATTATGGTCTGTCCCTGCATCGATGCGGAACAGTCTAGGTCcgcatcgatgcaatgattaatttcaacacccctacaAAGTTCATTTGAAAGATTTTATCCCCACATCAACTATAGTGCTCAGTATATTGAGGAATGAATCTACTCCCTGTCTCTCAATTCATACAGTAGATCACTTACTTTACATTCATAGCTAGAAAAGACCGCAAAAGGCAAATAATGGTCACATTTAATTAGATTTGGTGTTGATACAGATGTGAGGATTCTACAGTTTTCCATGTTTGGGAGTAACCACAATGCTAATCCTAGAAACAATTGTTCTCAGAAAAGaatattaaacaaagaaaaactgttGAGTCATAGAAATAATCACATATAGTCCTTGCAGTATATTTTCCATTAAAGTAGCCGACCCTTGGAGAACTTTTGTTTGTAGTGTGTTTGTCaaactaaagtttgacattttgggaaattaatACCAGTCTCGTCACTGTCCGGTAAATATTCAGGCTCAGCAAGTAGccgtttagcttagcttagcttagcttagcacaaagactgaaaacaggggaAACAGAATCTACCTACCAacatctctaaagctcactatttAACATGTTGAGTCTTGTTTGGTTAATCTGTTCAAAAACCAAACtataaaaaagacatttagcTGTTTTACTGCtaactgtttccagtctttgtgccaAACGTAGCTAATCGGCTTTACCATACAGAGAGAAGAGTGGAAAACGTCTTCTTCAAATAAgcacattttccaaaatgtcttcacagacatttatttttctccattGGCTCTGAAAGAAAAATGCTTCTTCCTGTTTtgtgccgtaaatcatttttaaatagaaTAACTGTAAGTGATCTGGTTCTGTTTAGCAAGCAGATACAGTAGAAGCAAAAAATGTTAGCCTGAAAGGCTTTTTATTGCATCATGTGCTTTTTATGGAAACAGGTCTCAGCTACTGTCACTTATTCTTTATCACACTATCAGCTAAATGCCTTGAATGTCCCATTTGTATATCGTGTCTATAATGTggtaaaaaaatcaaaaaggaaATCAAAATGGCAGCTTAGGAAACGGCCAATTGcaagatttgtttttttgagtTTGTCTGTCTCCAGACATCTAAATTGGTCTTCTGGTTTTGTCCATGACCTACTTCTAAACATACACTGCAGAGAAAATCATTATGTTTAAACCAAACATaatgatttttacattttaggcATGTAGCTTGTTATGTTGATCCAGAGAGACTTACAGTGAGTCAAAAAAAGCTTctctttttacatttattttcttattatcTCTCTAAACTCAGGCTGAGGCTGTTGTTGTACAATTGACTAAATGATTATCAGTTCTTTGTGTTAGTTTCATTTTGCAGAGAAGTCATACCTCCGAACAATAGGCAGTCCCCTCTTATTTCCGCAATTATTCCCAACTATCTGACATTTACAATATTATATGTTAGCCAATAATCTGTTGATCTCAAGTAAGCCATTTTAGTGAGTAGGTGTGTAAATTATGTAAAGAGCCTCTCCCCTGAAGACAGGGCAGGACCAGGGATCAGCAGCTGGTTGCTCCAGCAGTTTGGAACTTGAAACGTAGACTAGTTTATAGAGTACAGTAAGTGTTGActgaatgaaaacatgttgCACCACACTAACAAGTAAGATTTAGACCGGCTAACTGCTTGTTGGAACTTAGCATGCTATTATACAAACCATTTAGGTTGCTTTCACCCCTGCCTCGTTAACTTCGgttgaatcgcactagagtttgtttgccccgctggtgcggttcgtttggaCAGGTGAGAACGCGGCAGTCGCACTCGAGTTGcacaccaaaagcggaccaaacaaacGTACTGAGACCTGCTTGATGAGGTGGTCTCGATTCGCTTTCAATCAGCTCTGGAGctgttcgtttgtggtgagaacgtgatccgacctCGAAAcgcccgagttgaatgcgttccatttacaagttgggttttctttgttttcattagctctagccaggttagccattgttagcaatgccagtttaTAATAACGCATTGccctgtttttttgtgcatacaatcaGCGTAATAACGTGTcaacagatagaagttggacagcaCTGCGTGTacaactgatttagtgagacacaaataacacagaagtgcttataactgtatgttactacagctttcatggctgttgatgcacggagcagccatgttggatttttagcgTCGGGTACTCGGTGGTTGCCCGAGTTCCaagctcggaaatccgaggtcagggtgCTTGCttctgactttgacctcggaaaatcggagttccgagtacaaatggaacgcactatgaCTACATAcactccgcaagtctgagccATTGTCTCCTGTAGTTAGGTGTGcttagcaatctgcgatgcggcagagcagcaaactgtagcagcttgcagtgtttctctcacagaagaTGACTGCAGTCAAGCTCGCCGTCCGTCACTCGCATCTCAGTGGTCAAACCAGTTGCCGCTgaagttggagacagacgcaGGCCGAGCAAAGCGAAGGCTCAtagaccagagcagacgtagtgaCGTCGCTCGCAAAACAATGTCTAAATGAAaggagctggtttgaccatggagatgcaatcagaaatatgcactagtccatacaggaccttcttcctgtatttactttcttgctcacGCCCCAGACACATCCAACCAACAAGCGGGGTGAACGTTCTTGTGtggtttgtaatgacgcattttggtacgcttggaagtttacaaactcatcaactgatttggaccaaagcaaactaactataggtgtgaaaacgcccttagtgAAGAGTAAAACAGGTTAGGTATGGAATACGGTCGACCTGAAACATGATCGAAATGCTATTTAATAATGTTGAATGTTATAGTAGGGAAGGTAAAGTATGCAGGCCCCACTCTCAGAGGAGGACAATAAGTGTCCATTGTAATGCAGGAAGGCCTTCACACACAACCTTCATGGTCTAACAAATCTAGGTCTGCATATCACTGTATACAGCGGGAAATGCAAACCTGTAGGCTCTGTGGGTttagtgtactgtatatgacaaCTTAGATTATGAAaaatgtagagctgcaaagatgaatcgattagttgtcaactattaaattaatcggcaactattttcataatcattttgagttgttttttttctcattccagctgaatattttctagtttcttcattcctctatgacagtaagctaaatatctttgagttgtggacaaaacaagccatttgAGGACGTCACCCTTGGCTTTGGGAAGCActgattgacattttatagaccaaacaactaatccattaatcgagaAAGTAATGGACCGATTAATCGACAATCAAaacaatcgttagttgcagccctagaaaaAGGATAGGTGTGTCCGTGAGATGGCTTGGATCCTCTTCTGCTGCATCAGCAATGCTCCTCTCTTGCATAAAACAAGTGATACCTTTTGTACCGAGACAATAATGAAGAAAACTGTTGAGCCAGTCAGTCCCAAGAGAAGtcattttcacatttcatcAAAAGTGGATTGGTTAAAATTCTGACCACTGAATAATCCCTCCCATTAGGAGACATATTGGAATGTTTAGCCACCAAGTGGTGCAACCACGGTGTTGGTCTGTTAGTTCATCACTTTGGTGGTTCACAGATTGGCGATCTTTTGATTTTTTCTAGCTCCATCATCAGATCAAGATTTCAGTTTGTCCAAATACCTGCCAAACTAATTACATTCCCATCCGCCTCAGCTGTTCTTTGTGTTTAGCACTAATTAGGAAATAGAAAAAGTATTTCTCATATCATAAAAAGAGATTTCAGTTCAGCCAATATCAGACCAATATATTGCCTGAAACGAAAGGCGGTTGATCCAAATGCGTCTCCGTCCTCATCGTCATCTTCATCCTGCTGTAACCATGGTAACAGTGGATGTTGTAAGTTTCTGGTCTAAGTTCTGTGATACACTCTGACTGTGAATCTATGCTAGTCAGTGCATAACAGAACTTTGTCCCGGGTCTGAAAACTCttcgatggatggatggatggatggatggatgagcaGGAAGAATGGATgtcttttgtcattttcacaTCTAGACAAAGTCCAAAACAAAGAtggatgacaaaacaaaacaaaatcacaaatgtcTACAGAGATAAAACCGCCAACGTAGAAACTGGTTGGACTGGGCGTCTAATGTGTGTACAGGGTGTTGCTGGAAAAGCAGACTGTATCTGGATAATAAAGGTTGATACAACACACTGGTCAGGTGTAGGATGAATGGCTTTGACTGTAGCTCTGGCATTATCAAATAGACCTCGCTTGGTCCAAGATGATTTCCTGATGTGACTCAGCAAAGCTAAAATATTTAAGATGTTCTCCCTGTTTATTGTTGCAGGAACCTTCCCTCTATACAGTGAAAGCTGTTTTCATTCTTGACAATGATGGCAACAGACTTCTGTCAAAGGTAATGTTAAAGGACCATACCAGTGTTTCAGCCCATTAATTGCACATCACCCCAGACTTGCGTCAGTTAGGTAATCCATTTATTTCTTCTGTCAAAGTTAATTTGTTTGTAGTCCTCAAACCCTTAAAGTGTCCATCATATGGATTCCCTCCCCAGACTTCAATGTTTGTTTCAAATTTGAAAAGCCCTATGAGAGGGGGTTGTATgaatcctcttaaaataattgttCACTATTCTGTGAaaaatgcttatttgctttcttgccaagagttagatgagaagattgatgccaCCCTCATGTCCCGCTGAGTTGTAAGAGAGTGAATAGTAAACAGTGAGGCGAAGATTAATTTCCAAGCAGTAACACTGCTGCATTGTTTCCTGTGATTCCCTCCTGCGTGTGAAGGCAATTTAATCCAGCATCAGAACGGCGGACTCCGCCACTTACAATGAGAACTAAAGAGATAATTGCTGAATCAATGAATGAAACACATTGAATGGCTATAGAGCTCAACCATGACCGCCCGCTCttcgaacagctctggttccggaagtgaCTTTCCCCATTGAATTGCTCCATCGACGATCCAGACAATGCTtgtataaagagttttaagtctggaaccaagccaacctaGTTTGTGGGTGTGGTGAACAACAAACAGCGAgcgagctccaccaatcagagacgtcactgttacgcttaggattgtgggtagtgtagtatttctccatgacatcgcgaataaaacaaggttgatttcatacagacttgtggcttctagaggagcagaaactttcgtttaagttaattacatttacagtaaggttattatactgtaaaactaactttcgttaaaataattttaaataaattttgggccacctagtttttgtcacatttgctGACGCTTTTGGCGATTGCTAaggaactatttttttttttttaagattgttttttgggcatttccacctttattcaccaggacagctcagacatgaaaggggagagagagtggaaaGACATGCATGAACTCGCCACAGGTCGGCTTCAAACCCTGGGCGTCTGCGTCAAGGAATAAACCTCCTCATATGGGAGGgcgctccaccaactgagccacCCGGGTGCCCGCTATGGAActtttttgcagactttttttagggttttatgtcgaccaaactgcaAGTTAGAATACTTTATAACACATGCAATAATagagtcaaagatatttgatttaaaaggaacacgccgacttattgggactttagcttattcaccgtaacccccagagtaagacaagtctgGAGGtaacaccctgtgactatacaaatcacaacacgtaaataggaacatgttggcgttattttgtcacttattcggagcagtaggctagttggagccggttacctccaggatctgtgctagtcTTAGCTAGcactgggggcgtcagacagagttacaacacacacagagatgagaagggtatgtatggacttatctaactctgggggttacggtgaataagctaaagtcccaataagttgtcGTGTTCCTTTAATCGAAACtcgaaataaaagcatgtcaataaactctacagtaagtctggcccttgatgtgattctcattttccagtgtggcccttaatgaaattgagtttgacactactggtttagacattatggctaaaattgaattgaattaatcaaaatcctgagaaaaaagagagaaaatgaatgggatttccacttccggaaccacactgttgaggtCTATTGCTGAATAAGTGCTGACCATACAAAGTATCAAAAACCGCATCTGATTTTTAGATGCTTTAGACGCTTTATAACTTTAATGGACTAAAACGTCCAAACCTACAGACATGGTCCCCTCCTACATTTAGAGGATACTTATCCACACCTCCTTACAGTACCATCAGTTCCTACATGTTTAGTATGAATAGCCCCAAAGGAAATGATACCCATAACCCAGCAGCGTTAGTGCCAAAGTTCATTCCCTGTTTTCGTATGTGTCTGTTTCAGTACTATGACCCTGATCTTTACCCCTCCATGAAGGAACAGAAGAACTTTGAGATGAACGTTTTCAACAAGACACACAAAGCAGACAGTAAGTTCCTCTCTGCCggtttctgttattgtgtctgctggatgtggcCCTCCCTGTGTATTGTACTGAACACTCACACACGTCTCCAATGTCACCTGTTACACATTCTGCCGCCCAGTAGCCCAACACTTGTACATGATATCATAGGCCATGTATAGCTAAATAAGTACTATGTTAGTGTAAACCCTTACAAAAATCTAGGAAAATGTCCCTTTAGGATTTTCTGTTAACTTTGAAACCAACAGGACGTTTGTCTGGCTGTTCAGAGAAACCTGGTGGACACTTTTCTGCACTGCAGAAAAGGTTTCATTTTCAGGGGAAGTTGGATTGATACCTGAGTCTCTGCCCCTGGCCTCCTTATCACCCACCTATTCCTTTTGTTCTGAACTCCTCCTTCattcctcttctttcttctctttcttctcccaTGTCATGCTAtatcctctctccttccctcccaccTCATCCTCCTTTTATCCTGCTCTTCCCTTCCTTAAAGCATCCCTCCACTCCCTCTGTTTATCTCACCCTTCCTCATCTCCAtaccctccctccttcctcgtTCAACTTCTACCCACTTTCTTTTACTTCTTTTCCCTCATcaccttcctccctctcatcattttatatctttttcttctctcctatCATATATTTCCTTCCTACACCTCCCTCCCCATTCCGCTCTCCTTGTGTCATTCATTCCCTCTccctattttttcttcttctcttttctgctCATCTTTTCccatctttttttcccttttcctctAGCCTCCCTGAACACTGTTCCTGAATGAATGAAGCCCCGCTATAAATCGTTGTCATTTTCTATTGGCTGCTGTTCTATTAAAAGTACTTGTTGATTATGTTTTGAAAAgtgaaatcaaataaataaagtcaTTATGTGAATAATATCCTGAACCCGTCATTCtctccttctgctctctgtAGATGAGATTGCTTTCCTGGAGGGGATGACCATCGTCTATAAGAGCAGTATAGATCTCTTCTTCTATGTGGTGGGAAGTGCTCAGGAGAACGAGGTACGATGAATTTAGCTTTCTCTGCCAAAACAGTATTTTGTTCATCTgcagatttttttgggggggctaaAACAGCTGGTCCTTGTAATGGTACTCAAACTGGAAGAAATGGTGTAATACTTGtcggggactattttcagcagtggattaatacacatttggtgcagCCAAACGGTGTGTgatgtgggattgagtcaaaataaagtaCTGTTTTtggacaataagaaaaataaataggtCATCACCAGCCTAATCCTTAATTTGTGTCCCATTTTGGGAGCTGCTTTGTTTTGCCTGAATTTGAACAATATCATTTTACAGATTAAAGACCCCTGAAATGATTTGAGCATGAAATCCATCCAACACTTTAAAATCTAAGGTCCTTTTAAGGTATGACTTAAGCAGTACCTATACTGTCATTTTGTAAACTGATCTTTTTTTAGGGTTAAAATGAATTGCATCCAGATCTACGTAGAAACCCCATTAAAACAActcaatatatttaaatattttaattcattaattcatttacCCCAAATATAAGTAAACCTATTAAGTACGTGAATAATGAGTAAGAATCCCTTAGAATAACATCAACAAACACCTGAAAATGTCAGAACCCAAATGTAAACCACAGTACAGCCTTAAAATGATAATTAATgcgaaacattttaaatgaatctgCAAATTAAGGGAAAAGCCAATCTAAGTAGGTAATTAAGTGCTTTTGGAATGAAAGTTTGTAAAATTCATGGACAGATGCATTCTCTTTACCATAACACTCCTTTATTTAGAATCAGATGGAGGTGCTTGGTGCATATTCTGGGGTAAATTAAGTTTTAGTCATGGGTATTTAagggatttttgttttacagtgtggAGATCTCAAGCTTAAAAGTTGGTCCGAAAAGTTCCAACTGATAAACTTCAATTATTAACGCAAAAGGCATTTATAAACTCATAGGCAATCAAAAGGATGCCTGGAGATCTTGAAGGTGGTGTTAGTCAGAGTATTTTCTTCCCCCTATGTGAGTCTGAAGAAATGCTCTCACTACATGAGATTAGGGGGATTAAATAGTTTGACAGTGATGCTAAATATAGCTAAATGAGAAAAGAGGTAGGGCTTTTCTAGATTTCATGCAAAAACACTTATCAGCTTCAcctgttaaaggtcccatattttaaaaatgtgagttttcagtgtctttttttaatttataaagcaggttgaggtgctgtataaatactgtaaaagtatAAAAACGCTCAATCAGACAAACGCAGTTAGAGAcgagctggtgaacatagtggagcattttgcagctaaagagacagagatTGACCTCCGAaattggtggagaccaaaacagagctaaaatgaGTGTGCTAGCATGTTAGCCctaacttttaaaaagtaataatatgtCAGTTTGTTCCGCTGCCCCCCAGATGGCCCAAAAAATTATTGAATGCAGACAGTTGTTAATGCTATTAAATGAATGATAATATTGCTCTGCGTATGCTAGATGTGTATACAGACTGGGCTTCCAAGTGACTATAAAACAAACAGATAAATGCACCTTTGAAATCGCatgctctttttctttctctctctgtagctGATGCTGATGTCAGTACTGAACTGCCTCTTTGAGTCCCTCAGTCAGATCCTCAGGTATGTTCTCTCACTGAGTATATTGCATCgaagaaaatacaaaatgaaaggGCAGGCCTAACGCAGAAAATCACATCCTTGCTCTCCTGATGTCTGGCAGCTTCAGTTATGTTGCTGGAGTGACTTTTCTCCATGCACATGCGGTATCATTATATTGAAGCATTTTAAAGCATGTACTGTAGCCTCAGCATCATCACTGCTAATGGTAATCCACACTGACGCTGCCATCCCTCCACCAGAGCCTCTCGGGGAGATAATAAGACTCcatgttgaatttaaaatacaGCCGTGTGTATTTTTTACCTGAAAGGGAATCGTGATTTCatttgaaaaatacagtttgacAAACAAGGCAGCTGAATGACAACACAATGACAGAGTCCtcatttttacatatttatttaacatttgcACCAAGATTAGTTTGcaaagccgtgtgtgtgtgtgtgtgtgtgtgtgtgtgtcacaccaGGATGCCTCATTGTTGACTGCAACATTATCAGCCAAACACCGGCGGATGTGGTTGCTATGGGAACCAATGCAGTTGTAATGCAGAGTGTGAGCGACAGAGACATTGagacattatattattatatggtACGATACATTATAGGCTTTTCTTGTTGCACAGTGCAATATGTAAATGTCCAGATCTTAGCGTTACAGTGTCAAATCAGTGAAGCTGTTGAAGGCCTGTTCATTATGTCTTATTAAGTCTTCTTACAAATAAAACATGTGTTGTTGTGTGCTGTTAAATTAGACTCTACATTTGAATTAAAACTTAGGCTGTTGGAATACATGATGGATGGAGTGATAGTAAAGGAacagttcgacattttgggaaatactccTTCTGAAAGTGTCAGAAGAGCCAGAATGTGATTAGCCTAActtagcataaatactgaaAGTAGGGGGTaacagctagtctggctctgtccaaagttgaAGTAATCTTTAGAGGCGAGTCAGGCTAGCTTTCAGTCTAAGCtaggctagtctcgcattgccagaccttcctctacagctctgtggaggagggtctggctagtccacacagcattccgggaatGGAGAAACAcgtcctctggtttattggcatttttaaaaaaaacaatcacaattgtcatgggcggcgctaaccTCCGCaaggagcaacggtgccgctgcaaaatagccccgggaaggaacttgtgtacgttcaaaagttgttttagtcgtgcaacagaaaactcagattggtcagatagtctagctagctgtctggatttaccctgcagagatctgaggagcagttaaccatagtcctcagaaatccactggagtttagaattacaataCTAAGAAAGCAGAAGACGGCCATCCGGTCTAAAAAGAGGGAAATCCGGTGGGATTTCCAGCGGCatctgaacaatcctggaattGAAACATTGTCTATATAGActaaagctaagctaactgtttcCTTGCTCCAGCATCAATCTTCCTGTCTAATTCGAGCCAAGAGAACAAATCACTGCATTCCCCAAAATGTCcaactgttcctttaaaaaaaatgtaaagtcatGTGAAATTGCAATTATGCGAGAGTCAGAGtataaaaggtcccatggcatgaataatttcactttgaggttttttaacattaatatgagttctcccagcctgcctatggtcccccagtagctagaaatggtgataggtgtaaaccgagccctgggtatcctgctctgcctttgagaaaattaaagctcagatgggccgatctggactCTTCCCTTTAtgtcgtcataaggggaaaggttacctcctctttctcttctttgccTGCCGCCCACACctacccagagaatttggcccgcccgtGAGAAAATAGAGCTACAACCGTGGTcgcaagctggtcaaggccacactcccaccctccaccttgcccccccctctctcctcctcaatagcatttaaagctacagacacagaaatggcacatcctaaggaaagctcattgtgggactggctctagtggctgtaattctgcaccaaggctgaatttcgggaaagagatttcagatacagtattaggggaccactaaggtctatataaaagagacttcagatacagtcttaggggaccactaaggtctatataaaagagacttcagatacagtattaggggaccactaaggcctatataaaagagacttcagatacagtcttaggggaccactaaggtctatataaaagagacttcagatacagtattaggggaccactaaggcctatataaaagagacttcagatacagtattaggggaccactaaggcctatataaaagagacttcagatacagtattaggggaccactaaggcctatataaaagagacttcagatacagtattagagaaccactaaggcctatataaaagagatttcagatacagtattaggggaccactaaggtctatataaaagagacttcagatacagtcttaggggaccactaaggcctatataaaagcatccaaaaagcagcatgtcataggacttTTAAGGACaggattgttgtttttgtttttctgcaggAAAAATGTGGAGCGGAGGTGTTTACTAGACAACATGGAAGGAGTGTTTCTGGTTGTGGATGAAATCATTGATGGAGGGTAAGAGAGAAATAATGTCTTCAGCTGATTAGAGGATCAGAACAATATTCTAAAGATCAACTGTAACACAAACTTTGGTTCAATTTACACTACATTCTAACTAGTTTACATATGCACTCACTGCCACTCATTGTTAGTGTCTATTAATctgttattcattttttaaaataactgtttagtctataaaatgccaCAAATACCCCATTTCTTGCTTGAGCTGTACTCGGTTGGTCTTAATTGGTTGCTTTTTTGTCCTGTTGCCAGAGTGATTCTGGAGAGTGACCCCCAGCAGGTCCTACAGAAGGTCAACTACAGGGTAAGATGACTGTCAACAACAACCAATCATAACAATCTGTTCATTGATTTG
It encodes:
- the copz2 gene encoding coatomer subunit zeta-2 isoform X1; amino-acid sequence: MDSLEPSLYTVKAVFILDNDGNRLLSKYYDPDLYPSMKEQKNFEMNVFNKTHKADNEIAFLEGMTIVYKSSIDLFFYVVGSAQENELMLMSVLNCLFESLSQILRKNVERRCLLDNMEGVFLVVDEIIDGGVILESDPQQVLQKVNYRADENPLSEQSVAQHITEKLALTTNVLQSAKEQIKWSILK
- the copz2 gene encoding coatomer subunit zeta-2 isoform X2, with protein sequence MDSLEPSLYTVKAVFILDNDGNRLLSKYYDPDLYPSMKEQKNFEMNVFNKTHKADNEIAFLEGMTIVYKSSIDLFFYVVGSAQENELMLMSVLNCLFESLSQILRKNVERRCLLDNMEGVFLVVDEIIDGGVILESDPQQVLQKVNYRADENPLSEQSVAQVLQSAKEQIKWSILK
- the copz2 gene encoding coatomer subunit zeta-2 isoform X3, encoding MDSLEPSLYTVKAVFILDNDGNRLLSKEQKNFEMNVFNKTHKADNEIAFLEGMTIVYKSSIDLFFYVVGSAQENELMLMSVLNCLFESLSQILRKNVERRCLLDNMEGVFLVVDEIIDGGVILESDPQQVLQKVNYRADENPLSEQSVAQHITEKLALTTNVLQSAKEQIKWSILK